In Lolium rigidum isolate FL_2022 chromosome 3, APGP_CSIRO_Lrig_0.1, whole genome shotgun sequence, the genomic window ATATATATATACTAGAACAGCCAGCAAAACATACAGCACCACACAGTTACTGGGAACTATACATATATATCTGTTTatgcagaaaaatgaaaataaaaacttTACATACTTATAGTCAAAGGCAGTCAATGGTGTGTTTAGCGTTCATGTTTCATATGCATATTTAAAAGCAGTACGATGCTAGATGGTACCTCTAGTGTAGAAGCTCATGTAGGGCATGACTTTTTCGCCAGATGTCTTTCTGTGTACCTTCTTGCTTTGGCCTGAATTGAGCTCAATTGTGTACAACCCGGCCTTGGTATCCAGAAAGATGGCACCAACACCTTCTGCAAAACCAACTACCGACACATCCAAGAGCGCGGGAGGCGGGAGCAACGGATCGAGCTCGATGACACTACGTCTTGCCCAGTTCTCAGCTCTGTTGGGGCCAGCCTCCATTGACCATAGGTAGAGTCTAGGCTCCAGAACATACGAAAATAGCAGCATGCCGTCCTCCACCCCCACGAGGGGAGCATACGGCAGGTGCTTATCCTCGTCTTCATCCGGCTGATCAAACACTGATATTATTTGCTCGCCGATGTTGTACTCCGCAATAATATCTTCATACTGGCATTGGAAATAGACCTTATCCCCCAGAACAGCAATGTGCCCCGACTTCATGATGGCATTCGGTTCCTCAATGGAGATCATATGGCCCCACTTCTGAGTCTCGGATGAGTAGACGGAAGCAAAGGTGTGTTCCTCGTCGGAGCCCACAAGAGCCACTCGGAAAGGGCCGCCATGGCAGTAGACGTGGTCACATTGGTCCTTGGCACAGAGCACCGCAGCGTTCCACTGCATGCCCTCGTCATCCTGGTCATGCTCATGCGAAATGATGTGGGAGCACTCGTCGCTGGCCTTGATTCTCCACCAGTCTTTGGTGACGGGGTCCCAGATAACGAAGTCCTCTCCGCTTTTAGAGGTGTGGAAGAGGACAAGGCCGTGCCGGGAGTCGAGGGCGCGCAGACGGCGGCGCTCGTGGCAGGCCGGCGGGCGGAAGGAGGTGGTGGGAACGAAGTACTGTTTGTTCCTCTCGTCTCTCCTCGTATGGATCGTGTTGTGGAGGAAGCCCAGCATGGGCGGCGTCCCGTGGAGCGTGCGGTACTCACGGGTGAAGACGACGTCGGATAGGATGCTTTGCCAGCGCGtgcagacggcggcggcgcggacgaggCTCTTGGGGTCGTCCGCCGGTATGAGCAGGAAGATATCTCGCATGACGTCGTCGACCAGCTCCGGCGGCGAGCCGGGGCTGCTTTGCGGCGGAGGCGGCAGGCACATGGCGAGCAGGATTCGGCCGGCGTCGCTGGAATTGGGGATTTGGTCGAGGGATTTGGGGGCGAGTTGGAAgtcgaggaggagcgccgccgcGGCGTGGTGGAGTTTTGGAGTGATGAGCCAGTCGCCAACTATGGCCCACACGAATGGGCTGGGCTGGGCCGGGGAAACACATGCACATGCTTATTGTGTAAGGTTGCAAAGCGGACACCCCGCAAACCGTGTATAGGTATATCAAAAATCAAACATGTAATAATCTCAAATAAAATTCTACTAGGTTGAATTTTAGAATACCTGTATGCGGGCTCTTCCTTGCAACCCTATCAAATTGTGCTAGGAGCCACCGAAACACATGAAACTTGGTGAGGATTATAGATTGCCACAAAATGTATTACTCTATagagaaattttactttttaaatCCCAGAAGATTGTGTATTAAAGAGGATAGCATCCACTTTTATCGGCAAACGTATTGAACATGAGCAATTTTCACCAATCAATGCCAGCAAACCATCAACCGATTATCGTGATTTCTCCCAACAGACAGTTTCACTTGCACAAAATTCAGACGGACGAACTGGAGTTCTACCGCAAACACAATTACAAAAAGTGTGCATCCGCCTTCACAAGACTAGCCGCCTCAAGTAAATAAACGTTTCTCCAGAATGACAGTTTTGAGTTGCACCCAACTCAGACGAACAAACTCAAGTTAATAGAACAAAAGCGGAATCAACATAATCTTACTACCACCACAAGCAGCATAGGAACACACCAAAGTTTGCTTCAAATTCTTCCTGGGCATCAGAAGTAAGGAGATCTACCCACAAAAAATAGGACGGTTATTTTACctgcaaaaaaaagtaaagagatcccATCATTCTTAGAACCAACTACTGCGAATGAAGCTTACTCCAAGGTCAGCAACTGCCCCCATGCTGCACCATAACAACAGTAGTATTCTTGTTATTGCTGAGCCAGCGTTTAGCAACATGTTCatactcttttgcaaaattaatgtgaaatattttagaaaagttcgGGCCAGCACAACTTGGCCACATAGCATTCAAAGAAGAAGTGGGACTTAGACTCACACTTGATACCTAAATCATGCTCCGTTTTCTTGAAAGTGAAGCCTATGCGATTATGAACATTGTATATGGTAAACCTCAGAAAAAATGCAGTTTCCAAACAAGAGCATCCACTCTATCAGCAAAGGATATAGAAGCGATTTGCATTGTGTCACAAAACCATCAACCGGTCCCGAAAGACAGTTTGAGTTCCACGAAACAGCTGCTTAAAAAAGCATATTGTCAACGGTATTCTTGTTATGGTTGCGCCAGCATTTAGCGGCATGTTCATAACCTGGAAACACCTCATAATAGTGTAAGCATAATGCACACAGAGATGGTACACTGTAACCCCAACATTTGCACCAATTAATGCCACCAAACCATCAACTGATCATTAAAGTTTCTGCTGACTGTAAGTTTGAGTTGCACACGGTGAGATGAACAGACTCAAGTTTTGGCACAAAGATAAGTAGAACAATAGCACATCCACCCTAACCAAACTGTCCAACACAAGCAGCAACAGAAGACACCGAAATTCATTCACATTCTATCTGGGAAGTAAAAATAATCAGATCCATCATCTTGACACCATTTGATTATATTGTTTTAGCACTAACGCCTGGGTGTGAAGCTTACTCCGAGGTCGACAACCGCCCCCATGCTGCACCATAACAAGACAACGCTTCATAAGATGATCTGATAAGTAGAAGATAATATTTCAATTGTAGATGCCCAaatcaactaagcaataatagGAACCATCCACATGAAAAGTTGAGAACATGATCTCGGTCTGAAACTACTACAGTATTGGAGACACAGCAACGAAATCATCCCTTTCCCTTGGGTAAGTGTTTAGTGGCCTGCATGGGAGTAGTTTATTCTTACTCTACCAAAAACACCACAAGGAGGTTTGGATACACGATACCTCTTGGCTCACACCAAAGCTCTGATCCCTTACTACTTTGCCACCTTCCCTTGACAATGGTAGGGCCTGATCAATAAAGCTCTAACTAGGTTGCCCTAATTCCTACCTGTGAGGGCTGATTTGCAACACATAAGCAGCCGGCAAAACATACATCATCACACAACTACAGGGAACTATATATATAATGGCTGTCTAGTTAGGCAGGGAAATGGAAAGAAAAACTCTACATACCTATCAACATAGTCAATTGTGTGTTTAGTGTTCATGACTTCATGTGTTACATAAACGTCTCAACAGAATCAAGCAGAAGAGGTGAAAGATTACTTTGTGCAAACCAGAACTGGTAAAAGATTCCCCTAAAGAAAATAGAACTGGTAAAAGATGCAAAAAAAAACTAGAAATTGTAGAAACAAATATAGTAGACATGGTAAAATATGATGGTTGGTAAACTAGAAATTTTAATACTCACGATAACCCATCAATTTCTCTAACTTCTTTGCTccaaacaaaaagaaactaactTATTCTCGAACATACTCGTATGTGTTAATGCGAATACAAGTCAACTTAGAAATCCAAATCAAACATTTCATTTCTAGCAATCCAAATCAAACAAGTAAAAGCTGGAAGCAGCTTCATCAAAACATTAGTTGATCTGGAACTACTTCCCCGGGCAAAGTACTTAGTGGCCTGCAAGGGATTAAATTACCTAGTTAAGCAAGAGGGGTTTGGTGCCCAAGGCCTCTTGGCTCACAACAAATCTCTGATTACCTGGTTCGCAAACTGCTCTGGCAATGCTAGGGCCTGATCAGCAAAGTTCACACTAGGTGAACCAACCAATAGGACTTGTTGGTTGATCTGTCAGGTTCGACAGTCATTTTCAGTTAACAGAGAAAAGTCAAAACTTAACGTTAAAGGGATGGGCCCACTGGACCAACGTCCAGGGCTTGATCTGTACGTGACCTGTTCTCGGATGTAACAAACGCACCCTGATCGGGGGTGCCAAAACCAACTCGATGGTTTTGGTCCCCTGTTGCGCTGTGCCATATAAAGGGGGGGAGTCTGGCAGAGATCGATACCCAAGTTAACGATCTAAACATCTGCTTCCCCACATCCCAAAACTCTACCGATCTAGAGTGGCCGAAGCAACGGGAAGACCGGAACCTCGCCGTGCTGTCCCGGGCAAGTGCAGGTGGCGCCCGGAGGGTATCAGGAGGATCTCCCGATCGTCATCGACCCCaagttcgtcatcaacaccgccacACCAAGCCTGCCTCACGCAGGCGTCGATGGGATCGTCAGTGCCCAGTAATGCAACACATCTACTCTCTCTGTTTATGTTAACTAGGTGTTCTAGTTGCTACTTTTCGCGATCTTGTGCTGCAGCAGTCGTATTAGGTCTAACAATGGTATCAGATGCCTAGTACTGCAAGCACTAGAACCCTAGTGGTGATCTGAGATCACGTTTTTTGTATAAGGATCATGTTTTAGGCAGTTTATGTAGCGATCTCATGATGTTTTTAGCCCCTGTCGAGTTTGGAGACTCACCTTACGCCGCCGGGTCGTTGCCTCTCCCTTCGGGGCCCGCCGGAGCAGCGATAGCTCCGGCGAGGGCAAGGATcccgcgccgccgctctctcccgACGGAGGAGCGCGGATGGACGCGCGGTAACGCGCGGAATGGCTGCCGGCCTCGCCGGTGAGCGCCCCCCTCGCAGACGGAAACGGCGCCAGTAGCCACGCTCGACGGAGGAGCGCGCCGGACATGGTCCGTCGCACGCTGCTCCGgcgagcgccgccaccgcgccggcATGATGAAGGGCGCCTCGGGCCGCCGGGCGTGGCCGCCTCGCGCGCCTCCGGCCGCCGGGCGTGGATGCCTCGCGCGCCTCGCGCCGCTGGACTTGGCCGCGTCGGTGCGGCAAggggaggggggcggcgccgccgccggcgtcgtctCTATCTCTCTATCGCGGAAATATCGGGGGGAGAAGAAGaaatgaactagggtttcggcCGGCTTCGTAGGTTTTGTTCTGGCCGCGAGGGATCTCGGCCGTCCGATCGATCGGACGGTCCAGATTGCTGCGGGAAGGGGAAGCCGGGCCGGGGGTCCTTTTGGGCTCAATCTGAAGATGGGCTTCGACCCAGGTTGTCGACAGTCCATGAAGTCTTGGGCTGCTGAACGTTTTTCTGTCACTGTTTCTGTTTTTTTCAGTGCATATAAATGATTATTAAGTTGATGTTTTAATGTTTTTGCACTGTTTTGGACAGAAATTAAATTGTCTAAAATAATATGATCAGCAAACATGCTATTTTCTCTGGACAGAAATGAACCAACGAGATTTTTTGTTGAGAGTATTTAGTATGTTTTCAATGTTGAATTATCAAATTAAGCATCACATATGTTATTCCTTAAATGATTTAAAGTTGATGTTTATTTTGAGAATGTCATGACTGCAAAAATAATTCTGACCAACGTTGTATTATTTCTGCAAGTCAACTCCCTAATGTTGTTCTAATTCGTGTCATTACTGCCCAACGGTGTTTGACATAGAATAAGAATTTATGGCATGTTTgttttatatgcatgcaattttacTAATGAATGTCCATGTCAAATTTCAGCTTCCGCTGCGATGCGTTATGATGCTGTCGAGCAGTTGACCGGCAGCAACTTTCCTCGTTGGAAGAACTCGATTGAGCTATGTTTGGCTTTCAACGAGTTTGATTATGCCTTAAGGGAGGATAAGCCCGTGGCGCCGATTGCTCGGTGCTACGGGGTATGATGAACTAAAGAAAACTTATGACTCCAAGATGGAGAAGTGGGACAAATCCAATCACGTTGCAATGCTCGTGATGAATTCTTCCATTTCACTCGAGATTATTGGGGCTCTCCCCAAGAAAGATACTCGCTAAGGAATTTATGGAAGCCTTGGAGGAGCAATTCAAAGGCTCGAAAAGGTTTATGCTCATGAGCTTTTTCACAAGCTACTTGGCAAGTATAAAAATGATGGTGATGTTAGGGGACACATACCGAGAATGATAAATGCTTCAAATAAATCGAAGCACCTAAAGTGTGAGCTCGGTGACAACCTCCTTATCATCATGATCTTGGAGTCCCTCCCCGAAGAGTTCGATCGGTTCAAGATCAACTAcaattccatgaaggagaagtggacacttgctgagatatcccctcggattgtccaggaagaagaaagaatgatGAGGCAGAACAAGGATCAGGCTTTTCATGTTGGCTCCTCAAAGAGAAAGCATGACGGGTCAGGCCCTTCAAAGTCGCCAAAGaaaaccttcaagaaggaaatgccaaaatttaaaggaaaggaaaaggaaaaggataaTGGACAGTCTTCAGAGCCTACTGATAATGTGTGTTTCTTTTGTAAGAAGGAAGGCCATTACAGGAAGGACTGTCATGAATACCTCAAGTGGATGATGAAGAAAGGTACAGATGAAATCACTTTTGTTGATGAAATGTTATATACTGATTTCTCTTGTACATCCTGGTGGATTGATTCAGGTGCAACTGCTCACGTTGCTAATTCTATGCGGGATTAAATTTGATCCAAACCGTAACAAGCGGGGCAAGACGACTTAGAGTTGCAAATGGAGTTGAAGTTGATGTTGAAGCTGTTGGGTCACTCACCTTGGAGCTCCACACCGGCTTTCACCTTCATTTAAATAATGTTCTTTATGTACCTACTTTAAGTAGGAATTTGATTTCAGTTTCTTGTCTCGATGATAACATGTTTGAGTGCAAGTTTGGTAACAAACAATTTGTTTTAAATCATTGTAATAAAGATGTTGGCCTCGGTGTCAGACGAGGCAAACTATATATGTTATCTATGAATGATTATGTTTTGCATGTGAGTAATGTTTCAAATGTTGAGAAGAAATGGAAGGGTACTAGCACTTCTTCGAAATTGTGGCACTCGTCgtttaggccatatttcgagggggagaatggaAAGACTTATTAAAAATGATGTACTCCTCCCATTAGACTTCTCCGATGCGGACAAATGTGTTGATTGCATCAAAGGTAAATATGCAAAAACAATTAAGAAAGGAGCGGTAAGAGCCACGAGTGTCCTCGAACTCATACATACTGACATATGCGGACCTCTTAATGTTAAGTCTATAGATGGTTTTGATTCGTTCATCACCTTCACGTGACGACTTTTCCCGTTATGGGTACATTTACCCTATACGTGATCGATCGGAAGCTTTGGACAAATTTAAAGTGTTCAAAgccgaagttgagaaccaactgaatgcaaaaattaaagttgtacgatctgatcgcgggggAGAGTATTACGGTAGGCACGCTCCTTATGGGCAAATTCCAGGACCTTTTGCTAAGTTCCTAGCTGAGAATGGAATTGTTGCCCATTATTCAATGCCTGGtgaacctcaacaaaatggtgtggctGAGCGCCGCAATCGCACGCTTTTGGATATGGTGCGTAGCATGCTCGAGTCATGCAAGTTTGCCGGTAAGCCTATGGATGGAGGCATTGAAGACGGCTGCACATATTTTAAATATTGCTCCCACTAAGTCAGCACCGAACACACCTCACGagatgtggacgggaaagaaaccGAGCTTGAACTATTTACGTGTGTGGGGCTGTCCTGCTGAAGCTAGAATTTTCAATCCACAACTTAAGAAGTTAGACCCAAAAACGGTTAGTTGTTTCTTCGTCGGATACCCGCACAGGGAAAGGGATATCGTTTCTATTGCCCCGGTCATACCACTAAGTACGTGGAGACCCGGCAAGCGGTATTTTTTGAGGATAATGAAGTTAATGAAATAAGGAAGATCGATCTTGAGGAAAAGCGGGTGTGTGCTCCATCCCCGATTATCCAAAAGGTCGTTCTACCAATGCGAAGGAGAATCACTTCTAATGTTGAGACCGAACCTCACGGTTCCGGTCCTCAACCTCGATGGTGATCCCGAAACTAATGATAACGCAAATCCAGAAGGTGAAGAAAATCACCGGTCGGATAATGAAGAAGATCCTCATAATAATAATgcccctccaccaccatcgcctgtgagaagatcacatcgagaaagaagaaaagccatctcagatgattatatcacctacatgagtgaggatgtagatgatataggaaaggtggaggatcCAACCTCATACAAGGAGGCCATTAAGAGTTTGAATTCGTCTAAGTGGCAAATCGCCATGGAAGACGAGTTGAAATCTATGAGCTCAAATGATGTTTGGGACCTAGTAGAAGTTCCTAATGACGCCAAAAGAGTAGGCTCCAAATGGATCTACAAAACTAAGTACGACCCCAAAGGGAACATCGAAAGGTTCAAAGctagacttgtggcaaaaggtttCACACGAGAGAGAAGGAATCGATTATAATGAGACTTTCTCTCCTGTGTCATCTAAAGATTCTTTTAGGATCGTCATGGCTCCGGTAGCTCATTTCGACCTAGAattgcatcaaatggacgttaagacggcatttctaaatggCGACCTTGATGAAGACGTGTACATGACTCAgccggaaggttttgttgtggaaGGAAAGGAACATTTAGCATGTCGTCTGAAGAAATCCATATATGGCTTGAAGCAAGCTTCAAGACAGGTGGTACCTCAAGTTCGATAAGATTATTAGAACTTTTGGTTTTACTCGAAAATGTTAAGGACAAGTCTGCATTTATGTTAAGTTTAAGGGCAGTAGGTTCACAATATTAGTcccgtatgtggatgacatattattggctCGCAGTGATAAGGATATGCTTGCACGAGACCAAGAATTTTCTGTCttccaattttgatatgaaagatctcggtgaagcttcatatgtcctcggcattgagattcatcgagataggtctaaaggtgtgttgggactatcacaaaaggcatactttGAGCGAGTACTAAAGAAATTCAATATGCATAAGTGCTCCGGCTCACCTGCCCCGAGTAGTCAAGGGCGATAAGTTTGGGACATTTCAATGTCCGAGGAACCAAATTGAAACTGATCAGATGAAGTCGGTTCCTTATGCTTCAGTTGTCGGAAGCATCATGTATGCACAAGTTTGTACACGCCCTGACTTGGCTTTTATAACCGGGATGCTTGGCAGATTCCAATCAAATCCAGGACTAGACCACTGGAAGGCCGCAAAGAAAGTCTTGCGTTATATGCAAGAGACAAAAGGGTACATGCTTACGTACAGAAGGTCTGATAACCTACAAGTTGTTGGTTATTCAGATTCTGATCATGCCG contains:
- the LOC124694777 gene encoding uncharacterized protein LOC124694777, producing the protein MISIEEPNAIMKSGHIAVLGDKVYFQCQYEDIIAEYNIGEQIISVFDQPDEDEDKHLPYAPLVGVEDGMLLFSYVLEPRLYLWSMEAGPNRAENWARRSVIELDPLLPPPALLDVSVVGFAEGVGAIFLDTKAGLYTIELNSGQSKKVHRKTSGEKVMPYMSFYTRDRSYCHILDSWHGLGLFYTPKEHADFTIYNLVTNREWEIQADHKFSDIIRSNESKYWYELDEGLSWNAAVLCAKDRCDHLDCHGGPFLVAFVGSDLKRGLTIASVYSSETGKWSDMISVKQQDVIKPTGHSAVVGNKVYFLCKQDFKIIEYDLEM
- the LOC124694778 gene encoding uncharacterized protein LOC124694778; the encoded protein is MSGALLRRAWLLAPFPSARGALTGEAGSHSARYRASIRAPPSGESGGAGSLPSPELSLLRRAPKGEATTRRRKINQQVLLVGSPSVNFADQALALPEQFANQPSPFVWAIVGDWLITPKLHHAAAALLLDFQLAPKSLDQIPNSSDAGRILLAMCLPPPPQSSPGSPPELVDDVMRDIFLLIPADDPKSLVRAAAVCTRWQSILSDVVFTREYRTLHGTPPMLGFLHNTIHTRRDERNKQYFVPTTSFRPPACHERRRLRALDSRHGLVLFHTSKSGEDFVIWDPVTKDWWRIKASDECSHIISHEHDQDDEGMQWNAAVLCAKDQCDHVYCHGGPFRVALVGSDEEHTFASVYSSETQKWG